Proteins encoded within one genomic window of Manis pentadactyla isolate mManPen7 chromosome 4, mManPen7.hap1, whole genome shotgun sequence:
- the PPP1R27 gene encoding protein phosphatase 1 regulatory subunit 27 yields the protein MPSRTSRYSRYSPRQRRRRRLVDRSVRFPNDVLFLDHIRQGDLEQVGRFIRTRKVALDTIHPSGLAALHEAVLSGNLECVKLLVKYGADIHQRDEAGWTPLHIACSDGYPDIARYLISLGADREAANDDGDLPSDLIDPDFKDLVALFEGTTMA from the exons ATGCCCAGCAGAACGTCCCGTTACTCCCGCTATAGCCCACGGCAACGGCGGCGGCGACGGCTGGTCGATCGCAGTGTACGCTTCCCTAATGATGTCCTGTTCTTAGACCACATTCGCCAGGGTGACCTGGAGCAGGTGGGGCGCTTCATCCGGACTCGGAAAGTTGCCCTGGACACCATCCACCCCTCCG GCCTAGCCGCCCTACACGAAGCCGTGCTCTCTGGAAACCTGGAGTGTGTGAAGCTGCTGGTCAAATATGGGGCTGACATTCACCAGCGTGATGAGGCAGGCTGGACACCCCTGCACATTGCCTGCAGTGACGGGTACCCGGACATAGCCAG GTACCTCATCTCGCTGGGAGCAGACAGAGAGGCAGCCAACGATGATGGCGACCTGCCCTCAGACCTCATTGACCCGGACTTCAAGGACCTGGTAGCGCTCTTTGAAGGGACTACTATGGCCTGA
- the MCRIP1 gene encoding mapk-regulated corepressor-interacting protein 1, whose amino-acid sequence MTSSPVSRVVYTGRRNSSPRSPPSSSEIFTPAHEENVRFIYEAWQGVERDLRSQVSGSERGLVEEYVEKVPNPSLKTFKPIDLSDLRRRHTQDARKS is encoded by the exons ATGACCAG CTCCCCTGTCTCCAGAGTCGTCTACACAGGCAGGAGGAACAGCAGCCCCCGCTCTCCCCCGAGCAGCAGCGAGATCTTCACCCCCGCACACGAAGAGAATGTGCGCTTCATTTACGAAG CCTGGCAGGGCGTGGAGCGAGACCTGCGGAGCCAGGTGTCCGGCAGTGAGCGGGGCCTGGTGGAGGAGTACGTGGAGAAGGTCCCTAACCCCAGCCTGAAGA CCTTCAAGCCCATCGACCTGAGTGACCTGAGGCGCCGGCACACGCAGGACGCCAGGAAGTCCTAA